From the Billgrantia sulfidoxydans genome, one window contains:
- a CDS encoding complex I NDUFA9 subunit family protein: MARAPITVFGGTGFLGRHVVQALFDAGHAVRIAARRPALPDWAEPGDPLEPMSLDIRSESDVSRALEGARGVVNAVSLYVERGQASFDQVHVEGAGRLARLARAEGVPTFIQLSGIGAATSSRSRYVRARGRGESAVIDAYPKAIILRPSVMFGRDDAFLNRLAELTRLPVIPLFGHGETRLQPVHVVDVARAIVRLMGAAPSERRLFELGGLDILSYREILELVMAHLELERRLLPVPFPLWQLVALLASPLPGPPLTRDQVIMMAEDNTVGEGVGTFADLDILPRSLRDALPACLPERR, translated from the coding sequence ATGGCGAGAGCCCCCATTACCGTCTTCGGCGGCACCGGCTTTCTGGGTCGGCACGTGGTGCAGGCCCTGTTCGATGCGGGTCATGCGGTGCGCATCGCGGCACGCCGGCCGGCACTGCCGGACTGGGCCGAACCCGGTGACCCCCTGGAACCGATGAGCCTCGACATCCGCAGCGAGAGCGATGTGAGCCGGGCGCTCGAAGGGGCACGGGGAGTCGTCAATGCCGTGAGCCTCTACGTCGAGCGCGGCCAGGCGAGCTTCGACCAGGTGCATGTGGAAGGCGCCGGCCGCCTGGCCCGCCTGGCCCGGGCAGAAGGCGTGCCAACCTTCATCCAGCTCTCCGGCATCGGCGCCGCCACGTCGTCGCGCTCGCGCTATGTCAGGGCGCGGGGGCGCGGCGAGTCGGCCGTGATCGATGCCTACCCCAAGGCGATCATCCTGCGCCCGAGCGTCATGTTCGGCCGCGATGACGCCTTCCTGAACCGCCTGGCGGAGCTGACTCGGCTGCCCGTCATCCCGCTCTTCGGGCACGGCGAAACGCGACTCCAGCCGGTCCACGTGGTGGACGTGGCAAGAGCGATCGTGCGACTGATGGGCGCTGCTCCATCCGAACGGCGGCTGTTCGAGTTGGGCGGCCTGGATATCCTGAGCTACCGGGAGATCCTGGAGCTGGTCATGGCCCACCTGGAGCTTGAGCGCAGGCTGCTGCCGGTACCGTTCCCGCTGTGGCAGCTTGTCGCCCTGCTGGCGTCACCCCTGCCCGGACCGCCGCTGACCCGCGACCAGGTCATTATGATGGCCGAGGACAATACGGTCGGCGAGGGCGTGGGGACCTTCGCCGACCTCGACATCCTGCCGCGCTCGCTGCGTGACGCCCTGCCCGCCTGCCTGCCGGAACGCCGCTGA